One stretch of Amycolatopsis sp. NBC_00345 DNA includes these proteins:
- a CDS encoding ABC transporter permease — MSLLRTFPTRGALARPGRSVADVLVFLGAAALLWLVVRLAHGTAVPWNEATAPSTVSTDPAELPYYAGRSLLRMFVALALSVLFTFVYATAAARLRRAEKVLIPLLDILQSVPILGFLSVTITGFIALFPGSQLGLEAASIFAIFTSQAWNMTFAFYHSLVSQPRDLDEAARLLRLSRWQRFWRVDAPGGMIGLVWNGMMSFGGGWFFLTASEALSVDNHNYALPGIGAYVATATDEGDLGKVLLAIVVMIVMVVGVNVLFWRPLTAWAERFRVEDSEAAEAPRSVTLMLLRRSRIPAFLGTVFGRLVFPLDRAMALFGLAEHPLRTSPVRRRAGDAVFAVAVLALITYGLVRMVTFIAGTAGFGEVGHALWLGLITFARVLALVAVATLIWVPVGVWIGLNPRVSRLAQPVVQVLASFPANFLFPLVTGVLLATGVSLDWGGILLMALGAQWYILFNVIAGASAIPNDLREAASSLRLPRKLWWRKLILPAIFPSYVTGGITAAGGAWNASIVAEVVSYHGTTLTATGLGAYIKDATGSGNAAQILIGVAVMSLYVVGLNRLFWRRLYALAERRFSLT; from the coding sequence CCCGGCCCGGGCGCAGTGTCGCCGACGTGCTGGTGTTCCTCGGCGCGGCCGCGCTGCTGTGGCTGGTCGTGCGGCTCGCGCACGGCACCGCGGTCCCGTGGAACGAGGCGACCGCACCGTCCACAGTGTCCACCGATCCGGCCGAACTTCCTTACTACGCCGGACGTTCACTGTTACGAATGTTCGTCGCGCTGGCCCTTTCGGTGCTGTTCACCTTCGTCTACGCCACCGCCGCGGCCCGGCTGCGGCGCGCGGAAAAAGTACTGATCCCGCTGCTGGACATCCTGCAGTCGGTGCCGATCCTCGGTTTCCTCTCGGTGACGATCACCGGTTTCATCGCGCTGTTCCCGGGTTCGCAGCTGGGCTTGGAGGCCGCGTCGATCTTCGCGATCTTCACCTCGCAGGCCTGGAACATGACCTTCGCGTTCTACCACTCGCTGGTGTCGCAGCCGCGGGACCTCGACGAGGCCGCCCGGCTGCTGCGGCTTTCGCGGTGGCAGCGGTTCTGGCGGGTCGACGCGCCCGGCGGGATGATCGGGCTGGTCTGGAACGGGATGATGAGCTTCGGCGGCGGCTGGTTCTTCCTCACCGCGTCCGAAGCGCTCAGCGTCGACAACCACAACTACGCGCTGCCCGGCATCGGCGCCTACGTCGCGACCGCCACCGACGAGGGCGACCTCGGCAAGGTGCTGCTGGCGATCGTCGTGATGATCGTGATGGTGGTCGGGGTGAACGTGCTGTTCTGGCGCCCGCTCACCGCGTGGGCCGAGCGCTTCCGCGTCGAGGATTCCGAAGCCGCCGAAGCGCCCCGCAGCGTCACCCTCATGCTGCTGCGGCGTTCCCGGATCCCGGCGTTCCTCGGCACGGTCTTCGGCCGGCTGGTGTTCCCGCTCGACCGGGCCATGGCGCTGTTCGGGCTGGCCGAGCACCCGCTGCGGACCTCACCCGTCCGTCGTCGCGCCGGAGACGCCGTGTTCGCCGTCGCCGTACTCGCCCTGATCACCTACGGGCTGGTCCGGATGGTCACGTTCATCGCGGGCACCGCCGGGTTCGGCGAAGTCGGGCACGCGTTGTGGCTCGGGCTGATCACGTTCGCCCGGGTGCTCGCGCTGGTCGCGGTCGCGACGCTGATCTGGGTGCCCGTCGGGGTGTGGATCGGGCTGAACCCCCGCGTTTCCCGCCTGGCCCAACCGGTGGTGCAGGTGCTGGCCAGCTTCCCGGCGAACTTCCTGTTCCCGTTGGTCACCGGGGTCCTGCTGGCCACCGGGGTCAGCCTGGACTGGGGCGGGATCCTGCTGATGGCGCTCGGCGCGCAGTGGTACATCCTGTTCAACGTCATCGCGGGCGCCAGCGCCATCCCGAACGACCTGCGCGAGGCGGCGTCGAGCCTGCGGCTGCCGCGGAAACTGTGGTGGCGCAAGCTGATCCTGCCCGCGATCTTCCCCAGCTACGTCACCGGCGGCATCACCGCGGCCGGCGGCGCCTGGAACGCCTCCATCGTCGCCGAAGTCGTTTCCTACCACGGCACCACCCTCACCGCGACCGGCCTCGGCGCCTACATCAAGGACGCCACCGGCAGCGGCAACGCCGCGCAGATCCTGATCGGCGTCGCGGTGATGAGCCTCTACGTCGTCGGCCTCAACCGGCTGTTCTGGCGCCGTCTCTACGCACTGGCCGAACGCCGCTTCTCCCTCACCTGA
- a CDS encoding ABC transporter ATP-binding protein → MPTPLRTGDVLVSVEKVSKSFPGTAGDELRVLDAISLDLRAGEIVALLGRSGSGKSTLLRTIAGLIGPTSGTVRYRGTELNGANPGTAMVFQSFALMPWLTVQDNVELGLAAHGVPPAQRRERALKAIDMIGLDGFESAYPKELSGGMRQRVGFARALVLEPDLLLMDEPFSALDVLTAENLRSELMGLWDGERFPTKGICIVTHNIEEAVLLADRVIVLGANPGHISAEVPVGLARPRDRRAPAFAALVDRLYDLLTGREPDHVVPEPTEATPTARPLPIASVGGLAGLVEIVYAQGGRVDLPDIAAELSFEIDDLLPLVDAAAMLDFLFVAGADLNLTPMGTAFTTADIQDSKKIFAEQARHRAPLVRTIYKALAASADGSLRAAFFLDLLRRGFSTDDARQQLDTAIDWGRYGELFDYDTDAGQITLDPAHQIAPAVAQRTPA, encoded by the coding sequence ATGCCCACGCCCCTGCGCACCGGCGACGTTCTGGTCAGCGTCGAGAAGGTGTCCAAGAGCTTCCCCGGCACCGCCGGGGACGAGCTGCGCGTCCTCGACGCCATCTCCCTCGACCTGCGCGCCGGCGAGATCGTCGCGCTGCTCGGCCGGTCCGGCTCCGGCAAGTCGACCCTGCTGCGCACCATCGCCGGCCTGATCGGGCCCACCAGCGGCACCGTCCGCTACCGCGGGACCGAGCTGAACGGCGCCAACCCCGGCACCGCCATGGTGTTCCAGTCCTTCGCGCTGATGCCGTGGCTGACCGTGCAGGACAACGTCGAGCTCGGCCTCGCCGCGCACGGCGTTCCCCCGGCGCAGCGCCGCGAACGCGCGCTCAAGGCCATCGACATGATCGGCCTGGACGGCTTCGAATCCGCCTACCCCAAGGAGTTGTCCGGCGGGATGCGCCAGCGCGTCGGCTTCGCGCGGGCGCTGGTGCTGGAGCCCGACCTGCTGCTGATGGACGAGCCGTTCTCCGCGCTCGACGTGCTCACCGCCGAGAACCTCCGCTCCGAGCTGATGGGCCTGTGGGACGGCGAACGGTTCCCCACCAAGGGAATCTGCATCGTCACCCACAACATCGAGGAGGCCGTCCTGCTCGCCGACCGCGTGATCGTGCTCGGCGCCAACCCCGGCCACATCAGCGCCGAGGTCCCGGTCGGCCTGGCCCGCCCCCGTGACCGGCGCGCCCCGGCGTTCGCGGCGCTGGTGGACCGGCTCTACGACCTGCTCACCGGCCGCGAGCCCGACCACGTCGTGCCCGAGCCCACCGAGGCCACGCCCACCGCGCGGCCGCTGCCGATCGCGTCCGTCGGCGGGCTGGCCGGGCTGGTCGAGATCGTCTACGCCCAGGGCGGGCGCGTCGACCTGCCCGACATCGCCGCCGAGCTCAGCTTCGAGATCGACGACCTGCTGCCCCTGGTCGACGCGGCCGCCATGCTCGACTTCCTGTTCGTCGCCGGCGCCGACCTCAACCTCACCCCGATGGGCACCGCGTTCACCACCGCCGACATCCAGGACAGCAAGAAGATCTTCGCCGAGCAGGCCCGCCACCGCGCGCCGCTGGTCCGCACCATCTACAAGGCACTGGCCGCCAGCGCCGACGGCAGCCTGCGGGCCGCGTTTTTCCTCGACCTGCTCCGCCGCGGCTTCTCCACCGACGACGCCCGGCAGCAGCTCGACACCGCCATCGACTGGGGCCGCTACGGCGAACTGTTCGACTACGACACCGACGCCGGCCAGATCACCCTCGACCCCGCGCACCAGATCGCCCCGGCCGTCGCGCAGCGAACACCCGCCTGA
- a CDS encoding HtaA domain-containing protein — MTEAPGGEPQEVVLPTYCLRWGVKSSFLGYVARMPDGRAYLGSGAAVNDRNELLFPLDADAAAEDDMKFAFGGDVRFSGHYGLLFVQIAQPRVYVREGEAELTVVDPESKEPKRLKLATFTLTGPETEDGLDRWSATDVRLAPESVDLFGGSYQPGEPLEELTITVPHPQD; from the coding sequence ATGACCGAAGCACCCGGTGGCGAGCCCCAAGAAGTCGTTCTCCCGACGTACTGCCTGCGCTGGGGGGTCAAGAGCAGCTTCCTCGGCTACGTCGCGCGCATGCCGGACGGCCGCGCCTACCTGGGCAGCGGCGCCGCGGTGAACGACCGCAACGAACTGCTCTTCCCGCTGGACGCCGACGCGGCCGCCGAGGACGACATGAAGTTCGCTTTCGGCGGCGATGTCCGGTTCAGCGGGCACTACGGGCTGCTGTTCGTGCAGATCGCCCAGCCGCGCGTGTACGTGCGCGAAGGCGAGGCCGAGCTGACCGTGGTGGACCCGGAATCGAAGGAGCCCAAGCGGTTGAAGCTGGCCACCTTCACCCTCACCGGGCCGGAGACCGAGGACGGCCTGGACCGCTGGAGCGCCACCGACGTACGCCTGGCCCCCGAGTCCGTCGACCTGTTCGGCGGCAGCTACCAGCCGGGCGAGCCGCTGGAGGAGCTGACCATCACGGTGCCTCACCCGCAGGACTGA
- a CDS encoding RHS repeat-associated core domain-containing protein has product MVAPVQDSTTAYSGVPLLEDAMGLKSAIESKDWASVAMGAVGTALDALSMVMDPFGSILAAGVGWLMEHVGPLKEALNALTGNADEIAAQSQTWANVAKELESVGQDLDAMVKADLQSWTGPAGDAYRQRTQDTVALLQSAQKGCEGASSGVKTAGEVVGAVRSMVRDIIAQLVGHMISWALQVLFTLGIGMAWVVPEVVAAVAKTASQIASITKKLVSALKALVPLLKKAGTLFEDAAKGLKGLKGGKVEAPPKPKVDPKGGDGGGTPKGGDSTETSGDHSTGGGDSTSTSGDHSTGGEGGGDSKGGGSSGDQSTKGGGDDSVTTSGDKPGTDNPPSKGQGDETKPPDDPGKDSSDKDNWICKTDPVDVARGNVVVDQIDLELPSPLLLERLHVSSYRDGRWFGPTWVSTVDQRLEVDGRHLRCFSPDGTILFYPHPAPGAPVLPLEGPRRPLARHEDGSYTQTDPLRGRELRFGALPGRGSDEFVLLAITDADGARVEFDYDPLGAPRALRHSAGYRVELETDGGRVTGIHVTDPEHDVRVPVRRFGYSQQGHLTSVVNSSGRPERYDYDADGRITGWEDRNGTWYRYIYDADGRCVRTVGDRGFYDGAFVYDPQRRVTVFTDSLGHPSEFHFNEANQLLREVDQLGHATTSEWDRYDRLLSRTDPLGRTTRYEYTGEGALTTVIRPDGSRARVTSDPDGTLTVTVTSAGRDWQRVYPAGTAPDPFTAQAGTGTRFQQDRQWTAGQPAAPAADPVERDLFGRQRVVTGATGARTRLGWTVEGLPATRTGPSGRHEEWHHDAEGNLVEHAGIRYEYGPFDLPTATIDATGARTAYVYDTELRLTRVTNPAGLTWSYTYDSAGRLVEETDFDGRVVRYGYDAAGQLVQTVDGLGTVTTYRYDALGNVAERRTPSATTTYAYDPVGFLVRAVEAGCVLEIDRDESGRVVREAVDGHAVIYTYDDNGVRRRTPSGVDSAWNFADAGATAVLSVGEHVTSFQYDEAGREVGRRIGAGAELSQTFDAENQLTGQTVTAGADGRVVQQRQYTYRLDGSLIGVDDAISGPARFQLDPAGRVVGVEAPGGAEAYRYDPSGSIVGAEGPVATPDAGPRSYSGNLVTAAGAVRYVHDRQGRLVARHETGPVARSFYYAWDPLDRLVGVRTPDGAEWRYRYDPLGRRIAKQRLVPGPDGPVVAEETRFTWSGQLLVEQVHRGPDGHPLVLTWDHRPGTAQPVAQTEHLGSGVRFFSFLTDQIGTPVDLIDERGVVAWHGSASLWGRARPAPASAGSTPLRFPGQYADDETGLHYNVYRYYDPGTGRYLSQDPLGLAPAPNPVAYVANPLRDSDPLGLGCMQSKPDPDDVTPNRPTPAGGGDAGHVQDANPHDPASDHGGSDHEGSDHGGDNASNHDGDNASSDHGGDNASDHGGDNAGEHGDGNGSEHGDSDNGGGWGDEDDPFGGFGMDDASSTHSDAGPHHAEDPNPDLPDRPQDHGQPNPALSDADKQALNNRWDELKQDSRYDDLAKDEDHGGQITDTSRDEALIGLDLNKQGIGPFKDGVGRPDSLGGGDLIDGNGKSWDVKSMHSDWPPGSNHAPGQQFTHGYSDQMFTDKVDGQLGRGRNVVIDTRNMSAADVQSMTNIRNGRPDWDGKIIFYP; this is encoded by the coding sequence TTGGTAGCACCCGTTCAGGACTCCACGACGGCGTATTCCGGTGTGCCGCTGCTGGAAGACGCCATGGGCCTGAAGTCGGCGATCGAGAGCAAGGACTGGGCGTCGGTCGCGATGGGTGCGGTGGGCACCGCGCTGGACGCGTTGTCGATGGTGATGGATCCGTTCGGCTCGATCCTGGCCGCGGGTGTGGGCTGGTTGATGGAGCACGTCGGCCCGCTGAAGGAAGCGCTCAACGCCTTGACTGGCAACGCGGATGAGATCGCGGCGCAGTCGCAGACGTGGGCGAATGTGGCGAAGGAACTGGAAAGCGTCGGTCAGGATCTCGACGCGATGGTGAAGGCCGACCTGCAGTCCTGGACCGGGCCCGCAGGCGACGCGTACCGGCAGCGCACGCAGGACACGGTGGCGTTGCTGCAGTCGGCGCAGAAAGGCTGTGAAGGCGCGTCGTCCGGGGTGAAGACCGCGGGCGAGGTGGTCGGCGCGGTGCGCTCGATGGTGCGGGACATCATCGCGCAGCTGGTCGGGCACATGATCAGCTGGGCGCTGCAGGTGCTGTTCACGCTCGGCATCGGCATGGCCTGGGTGGTCCCGGAGGTCGTCGCGGCGGTGGCGAAGACGGCGTCGCAGATCGCGAGCATCACCAAAAAGCTGGTCTCCGCGCTCAAGGCACTCGTCCCGCTGCTGAAGAAGGCCGGCACGCTGTTCGAGGACGCGGCCAAGGGGCTGAAGGGTCTCAAGGGCGGGAAGGTCGAAGCTCCGCCGAAGCCGAAAGTGGACCCCAAGGGCGGCGACGGCGGGGGCACGCCGAAGGGCGGGGACTCCACCGAGACCTCGGGTGACCACTCGACGGGCGGCGGCGACTCGACCTCGACCTCGGGTGATCACTCGACCGGCGGCGAGGGCGGCGGCGACTCGAAGGGCGGCGGCTCCTCCGGCGACCAGTCGACGAAGGGCGGCGGCGACGACTCGGTCACGACGTCGGGCGACAAGCCGGGGACGGACAACCCGCCGTCGAAGGGCCAGGGCGACGAGACGAAGCCGCCGGACGACCCGGGGAAGGACTCGTCGGACAAGGACAACTGGATCTGCAAGACCGACCCGGTGGACGTCGCGCGCGGGAACGTGGTGGTGGACCAGATCGACCTGGAGCTGCCGTCACCGCTGCTGCTCGAGCGGCTGCACGTCTCCTCCTACCGCGACGGCCGCTGGTTCGGCCCGACCTGGGTGTCTACTGTGGACCAAAGGCTCGAGGTGGACGGCCGGCACCTCCGGTGTTTCTCCCCGGACGGCACGATCCTGTTCTATCCGCACCCGGCGCCGGGTGCGCCGGTGCTGCCGCTGGAAGGCCCGCGCCGCCCGCTGGCCCGGCACGAGGATGGCAGCTACACCCAGACCGATCCGTTGCGGGGGCGGGAACTGCGCTTCGGCGCGCTGCCGGGCCGGGGCTCGGACGAGTTCGTCCTGCTGGCCATCACCGACGCCGACGGCGCCCGCGTCGAGTTCGACTACGACCCGCTGGGCGCGCCGCGGGCCCTGCGCCACTCCGCCGGGTACCGGGTGGAGCTGGAAACCGACGGCGGACGGGTCACGGGCATCCACGTGACCGACCCCGAACACGATGTCCGCGTCCCGGTCCGGCGATTCGGCTACAGCCAGCAGGGCCACCTGACCAGCGTGGTCAACTCCTCGGGCCGGCCGGAGCGCTACGACTACGACGCCGACGGCCGGATCACCGGCTGGGAAGACCGCAACGGCACCTGGTACCGCTACATCTACGACGCCGACGGCCGCTGCGTGCGCACGGTCGGCGACCGCGGTTTCTACGACGGCGCGTTCGTCTACGACCCGCAGCGCCGGGTCACCGTCTTCACCGATTCCCTCGGCCACCCCAGCGAATTCCACTTCAACGAGGCCAACCAGCTCCTGCGTGAGGTCGACCAGCTGGGCCACGCCACCACGTCGGAGTGGGACCGCTACGACCGCCTGCTGTCCCGCACCGACCCGCTCGGCCGCACCACCCGTTACGAGTACACCGGCGAAGGCGCGCTCACGACCGTCATCCGCCCGGACGGCAGCCGCGCGCGAGTGACCTCCGACCCGGACGGCACGCTCACCGTCACCGTGACGAGCGCCGGGCGGGACTGGCAGCGCGTGTACCCGGCCGGCACCGCGCCGGATCCGTTCACCGCGCAGGCCGGGACCGGCACCCGGTTCCAGCAGGACCGCCAGTGGACCGCCGGCCAGCCCGCGGCCCCGGCCGCCGATCCGGTGGAACGCGATCTGTTCGGGCGTCAGCGGGTGGTGACCGGCGCGACCGGCGCGCGCACCCGGCTCGGCTGGACCGTGGAAGGGTTGCCGGCCACCAGGACCGGCCCGTCCGGGCGGCACGAGGAATGGCACCACGATGCCGAAGGCAACCTCGTCGAGCACGCCGGCATCCGGTACGAGTACGGGCCGTTCGACCTGCCGACGGCGACGATCGACGCGACCGGGGCGCGCACGGCTTACGTCTACGACACGGAGCTGCGGCTCACCCGCGTCACCAATCCGGCCGGGCTGACCTGGAGCTATACCTACGATTCCGCCGGGCGCCTGGTCGAGGAGACCGACTTCGACGGCCGCGTGGTGCGGTACGGCTACGACGCCGCGGGGCAGCTCGTGCAGACGGTCGACGGCCTCGGCACGGTCACCACCTACCGCTACGACGCGCTCGGCAACGTCGCCGAACGCCGGACTCCGAGCGCCACCACCACTTATGCCTACGATCCCGTCGGCTTCCTCGTCCGCGCCGTCGAGGCCGGCTGTGTGCTGGAGATCGACCGGGACGAGTCCGGTCGGGTCGTCCGGGAAGCCGTCGATGGCCACGCGGTCATCTACACCTACGACGACAACGGCGTCCGGCGGCGCACTCCGTCCGGAGTGGACAGTGCGTGGAACTTCGCCGACGCGGGCGCCACGGCCGTGCTCAGCGTCGGCGAACACGTGACGAGCTTCCAGTACGACGAAGCCGGCCGCGAGGTCGGACGGCGGATCGGCGCCGGGGCCGAGCTGTCACAGACCTTCGACGCCGAAAACCAGCTGACCGGCCAGACCGTCACCGCCGGCGCGGACGGCCGGGTCGTGCAGCAACGTCAGTACACCTACCGGCTCGACGGCAGTCTCATCGGCGTCGACGACGCGATCTCGGGCCCGGCGCGGTTCCAGCTGGACCCGGCCGGCCGGGTGGTGGGCGTCGAGGCCCCGGGCGGCGCCGAGGCTTACCGCTACGACCCTTCGGGCAGCATCGTCGGTGCCGAGGGACCCGTGGCCACGCCCGACGCCGGTCCCCGCAGCTACTCCGGGAACCTGGTGACCGCGGCGGGAGCGGTCCGCTATGTGCACGACCGCCAGGGCCGGCTGGTCGCCCGGCACGAGACCGGGCCGGTCGCGCGATCCTTCTACTACGCCTGGGATCCGCTCGACCGGCTGGTCGGGGTACGTACTCCCGACGGCGCCGAGTGGCGGTACCGCTACGACCCGCTCGGCCGCCGGATCGCCAAGCAACGGCTGGTGCCCGGCCCGGACGGACCGGTGGTGGCCGAGGAAACCCGCTTCACCTGGAGCGGGCAGCTGCTGGTCGAACAGGTGCACCGCGGGCCCGACGGGCACCCGCTGGTGCTCACCTGGGATCACCGTCCCGGCACCGCGCAGCCGGTGGCCCAGACCGAGCACCTCGGCTCGGGGGTCCGGTTCTTCTCGTTCCTCACCGACCAGATCGGCACCCCGGTCGACCTGATCGACGAACGCGGTGTGGTGGCCTGGCACGGATCGGCCTCGTTGTGGGGCCGGGCCCGCCCGGCGCCCGCGTCGGCCGGGTCCACCCCACTGCGGTTCCCCGGCCAGTACGCCGACGACGAGACGGGCCTGCACTACAACGTCTACCGCTACTACGACCCCGGCACGGGCCGCTACCTCAGCCAGGACCCGCTCGGCCTGGCCCCGGCGCCCAACCCGGTCGCCTACGTGGCCAACCCGTTGCGCGACAGCGACCCGCTGGGCCTGGGCTGCATGCAGAGCAAGCCGGACCCCGACGACGTGACCCCGAACCGGCCCACCCCGGCCGGCGGCGGCGACGCCGGGCACGTGCAGGACGCCAACCCGCACGACCCGGCCTCGGACCACGGCGGCTCGGATCACGAGGGCTCCGATCACGGTGGCGACAATGCGAGTAACCACGACGGTGACAACGCCAGTAGCGACCATGGTGGCGACAACGCCAGTGATCACGGTGGCGACAACGCCGGCGAACATGGCGACGGCAATGGCAGTGAGCACGGGGACAGTGACAACGGCGGCGGCTGGGGCGACGAGGACGACCCGTTCGGCGGCTTCGGCATGGACGACGCGAGTTCGACCCACTCCGACGCCGGGCCGCACCACGCGGAGGACCCCAACCCGGACCTGCCGGACCGTCCGCAGGACCACGGCCAGCCGAACCCGGCGCTGAGCGACGCGGACAAACAGGCCCTGAACAATCGCTGGGACGAACTGAAGCAGGACTCGCGCTACGACGACCTGGCCAAGGACGAGGACCACGGCGGCCAGATCACCGACACCTCGAGGGACGAGGCGCTGATCGGCCTCGACCTCAACAAGCAGGGCATCGGGCCGTTCAAGGACGGGGTCGGCCGGCCGGACTCCCTCGGCGGCGGCGACCTGATCGACGGCAACGGCAAGTCCTGGGACGTGAAGTCCATGCACTCCGACTGGCCGCCCGGCTCGAACCACGCGCCGGGCCAGCAGTTCACGCACGGGTACTCGGACCAGATGTTCACCGACAAGGTCGACGGCCAGCTCGGCCGGGGCCGTAACGTCGTCATCGACACCCGCAACATGAGCGCGGCGGACGTCCAATCCATGACCAACATCCGAAACGGGAGGCCGGACTGGGATGGCAAGATCATCTTCTACCCGTAA
- a CDS encoding pentapeptide repeat-containing protein → MARSSSTRKAWVPRTWPADRAAAEAVRAWLADPEPGGFVGNGLDFSGADFTGGDFVECWFGEAVLRKTTLRGAELTHAHVDGADLAEADLTEANLAGASGSKTNLHGAVLHAANLRSAEFFDADFSGADLSGAVLGDASLHRCTLTGANLAGASADKLLLRECKLEETDLTGFTGTVLGPISVVLRGQRTLLDGEDLEQWFTARGARVSRFRPEP, encoded by the coding sequence ATGGCAAGATCATCTTCTACCCGTAAGGCGTGGGTCCCGCGTACCTGGCCCGCCGACCGCGCGGCCGCCGAAGCGGTGCGCGCCTGGCTGGCCGATCCCGAGCCGGGCGGGTTCGTCGGCAACGGCCTGGACTTCTCCGGCGCGGACTTCACCGGCGGCGACTTCGTCGAGTGCTGGTTCGGCGAGGCGGTCCTGCGCAAGACGACGTTGCGGGGCGCCGAGCTGACGCACGCCCACGTCGATGGGGCCGACCTGGCCGAGGCCGACTTGACGGAGGCGAACCTCGCCGGCGCGTCGGGCAGCAAAACGAACCTCCACGGGGCCGTCCTGCACGCCGCGAACCTCCGTTCCGCCGAGTTCTTCGACGCCGACTTCTCCGGCGCCGACCTCTCGGGCGCGGTGCTGGGCGACGCGTCGTTGCACCGGTGCACCCTGACCGGGGCGAACCTTGCCGGGGCGAGCGCGGACAAGCTGCTGCTGCGGGAGTGCAAGCTGGAGGAGACCGACCTGACCGGGTTCACCGGCACGGTGCTCGGCCCGATTTCGGTGGTGCTGCGCGGGCAGCGCACCCTGCTCGACGGCGAGGACCTCGAGCAGTGGTTCACCGCCCGCGGCGCCCGGGTGTCACGGTTCCGCCCCGAGCCGTGA
- a CDS encoding LysR substrate-binding domain-containing protein, with amino-acid sequence MNKQIIDANLLVALDALLAEHSVTRAAERLHTSPAAMSRTLGRLRRLLGDPLLVRAGQAMVPTPRAEAMREEVAAVVRRCGALLAPSVDVDPGTLSRTFTLQAADLVAAAVAPRLLAIAGQEAPGVAMRFRAEELEGGPALREGQIDLEVGALDHVDPEIRSEQLLALRMVAGVRAGHPLTEGRLTAARFAAAAHVVVSRRGRFTGPADAALADLDLKRRVVAVLPSHLAAMTLAVRTDVVCLVPATDPSTDPGTVANPMTEVARTLGLRLLDVPFPLPPLAIGMAWHPRQAADGGHGWLRSAVRRAMSPGSA; translated from the coding sequence GTGAACAAGCAGATCATCGACGCGAACCTTCTGGTCGCGCTGGACGCGTTGCTGGCCGAGCACAGCGTCACCCGGGCCGCGGAACGGCTGCACACCTCCCCGGCGGCGATGAGCCGCACCCTCGGCCGGCTGCGGCGGCTGCTGGGCGACCCGTTGCTGGTGCGGGCCGGGCAGGCCATGGTGCCGACGCCGCGGGCGGAGGCGATGCGCGAGGAGGTGGCGGCGGTCGTGCGCCGGTGCGGCGCGCTGCTCGCCCCCAGCGTGGACGTCGACCCGGGCACGCTGAGCCGCACGTTCACCTTGCAGGCCGCCGACCTGGTCGCCGCGGCCGTGGCGCCCCGGCTGCTGGCGATCGCGGGCCAGGAGGCGCCCGGGGTGGCGATGCGGTTCCGCGCCGAGGAGCTGGAAGGCGGGCCGGCGTTGCGGGAAGGGCAGATCGACCTGGAGGTCGGCGCGCTCGACCACGTCGACCCCGAGATCCGCAGCGAGCAGCTGCTCGCCCTGCGGATGGTGGCCGGCGTGCGCGCGGGCCACCCGCTGACCGAGGGACGGCTGACCGCGGCCCGGTTCGCGGCCGCCGCACACGTGGTCGTGAGCCGCCGCGGCCGTTTCACCGGCCCGGCCGACGCCGCACTGGCCGACCTCGACCTCAAACGGCGGGTGGTGGCCGTGCTGCCCAGCCACCTGGCCGCGATGACCCTGGCCGTCCGGACCGATGTCGTCTGCCTGGTCCCCGCGACCGACCCCTCGACCGATCCCGGTACGGTCGCGAACCCGATGACCGAGGTGGCCCGGACGCTGGGCCTGCGGCTGCTGGACGTCCCGTTTCCGTTGCCCCCGCTGGCCATCGGCATGGCCTGGCATCCCCGCCAGGCCGCCGACGGCGGTCACGGCTGGCTGCGCTCGGCGGTGCGCCGCGCGATGTCCCCGGGGTCGGCCTGA
- a CDS encoding Fpg/Nei family DNA glycosylase, with protein sequence MPELPEVESARSVIERAALGRLIVEVDDSDAYVCRPHRPGEIRSALAGRRLLSAHRRGKSLWCETTGDDAPVLGIHLGMSGKIVIAGVDGSELDGGDYWEGRRVPGDYRWSRFSLTFDDGGRLMLVDPRRLGRIVLDPAIDRLGPDAATITAAAFRAAVATGTVPVKARLLDQHAIAGIGNLLADEILWRARVNPARALDELTAPEVERILRATRKALAAALEHGGVHTLTVIPFRRPGARCPRDHAPMSRGKVGGRTTWWCSAEQPVPTTK encoded by the coding sequence ATGCCTGAATTGCCAGAGGTCGAGTCGGCCCGCTCGGTCATCGAGCGGGCCGCGCTCGGGCGGCTGATCGTCGAGGTGGACGATTCCGACGCCTACGTGTGCCGGCCGCACCGCCCCGGCGAGATCCGGAGCGCGCTGGCCGGCCGCCGGCTGCTCTCGGCGCACCGCCGGGGGAAGTCACTCTGGTGCGAAACCACTGGTGACGACGCGCCGGTGCTCGGCATCCACCTCGGCATGTCCGGCAAGATCGTCATCGCCGGCGTCGACGGCTCGGAGCTCGACGGCGGCGACTACTGGGAGGGCCGCCGCGTCCCGGGCGACTACCGGTGGTCGCGGTTCTCCCTCACCTTCGACGACGGCGGCCGGCTGATGCTCGTCGACCCGCGCCGGCTCGGCCGCATCGTGCTCGACCCGGCGATCGACCGGCTCGGCCCGGACGCCGCGACGATCACCGCCGCCGCGTTCCGGGCGGCGGTGGCCACCGGGACCGTGCCCGTCAAGGCGCGGCTGCTCGACCAGCACGCCATCGCCGGGATCGGGAACCTGCTGGCCGACGAGATCCTCTGGCGCGCCCGCGTCAACCCGGCCCGCGCGCTCGACGAACTCACCGCCCCGGAGGTCGAGCGGATCCTGCGCGCCACCCGCAAAGCCCTGGCCGCCGCCCTCGAACACGGCGGTGTGCACACCCTCACCGTCATCCCGTTCCGGCGGCCCGGCGCCCGCTGTCCCCGCGATCACGCGCCCATGTCGCGTGGCAAAGTCGGGGGACGCACCACCTGGTGGTGCAGCGCCGAACAACCCGTCCCGACGACGAAGTAG